In Leptolyngbya sp. O-77, the genomic window GTGATGATTATGGAGGTGGGCGACCCAGCCAACCTCAAGATTGTCTATGTGAATGAAGCCTTTGCCCAGATGACAGGCTACATGCCAGAAGAAGTCATCGGCAAAAACCCTGCCATGTTCCAGGGGCCGGGCACTGACCGAGAGACAGTGGCGCAGGCGCGGGCCGATCTGGCGCAGTGGAAGTCGGTTCAGCTAGAGCTAATCAACTACCGCAAAGACGGCTCAGAATTTTGGGTGGAAATCGAGATGGTGGCGATCGCCAACCAGCGGGGAGAATACACCCACTGGATCTCGGTGCAGCGGGATATCAGCGATCGCAAAGCCGCCGAAGAAGCCCTGCGGAAAGGCAAAGAAGCCGCCGAAGAGGCCAACCGCGCCAAGAGCCAGTTCCTCGCCAACATGAGCCACGAGCTACGCACCCCGCTCAACGCCATCATCGGCTACAGCGAAATGCTGCAAGAAGAAGCTTACGACTTTGGCTATGGCGACATCGTGCCCGATTTAGAAAAAATTCGCGGCGCGGGTCAGCACCTGCTGGCGCTGATCAACGACATCCTCGACATTTCCAAAATCGAGGCGGGGCGCATGGAGCTATATCTAGAAACCTTCGAGCCAGAGTTGCTCTTGCTAGACGTGCAGGCGACCATCGAGCCGCTGATGGCCAAAAACCACAATACCTTCTCAATTCACTGCCCCGACGATCTGGGCACCATGCACGCCGACCTGACCAAGGTGCGCCAGTCGTTGTTTAACCTGCTGAGTAATGCCGCCAAATTTACCGAAAACGGCTCCGTCACCCTCACGGTCGAAAAGCGCGAAGTCACTAGCCTTGCTTACGATAACCCCGACGCGCCGCTCAGCCTTACGCCTGCCCCCTTCCTCCTGTTTCAAGTATCCGACACGGGCATCGGCATGACGGTCGAGCAGATGGCGAAAGTGTTCCAAGCCTTTACCCAGGCGGACGCTTCGACCACGCGGAAATATGGCGGCACAGGGCTGGGGCTGGCCATCAGCCGCCGCTTTTGCCAGATGATGGGCGGCGACATCACGGTGTCGAGCGAGGTGGGTAAGGGCAGTACGTTTACAATCTGGCTGCCGATGGAGGTAGTCGATCCTAAGCAGATCGATGCCAAGCAGATAGAAGCGGCGATCGCCCCTGCCCTGGGCAATGTCCAGAATGGGGATCGCGACAGCGTTGCGGAGCAATATCGCAGCAGCGTTGCGGAGCAATATCGCTCCGCTGGTGATGGTGCTGGCGATCGCAAAACCGTGCTAGTGATCGACGACGACCCCGCCGTGCGCGACCTAGTGCAGCGCTATCTCACCAAAGAAGGCTTCCGGGTGGAAACAGCCGCCAACGGCACAGAAGGCTTGCAGCTTGCCCGCCAGATTCGCCCCGATGCCATCACGCTGGACGTGCTGATGCCCGACACAAACGGTTGGAGCGTGCTGTCAGCCTTCAAAGCCGATCCCGACTTGGCAGAAATTCCCGTTGTCGTGATGACGATTGTGGACGACAAAAGCCGGGGCTTTGCCTTGGGCGCAGCAGACTATCTCACCAAACCCATCGACTATCAGCGGCTGACCCACCTGCTGCAAAAATTTCAGCCCAATCGCCTAGGGGATGCGCTGGAGACTTGTCGAGTGCTGGTAGTCGAAGACGACCCCAACATCCGCCAGATGTTTCGCCGAATGCTAGAGCGGGAACACTGGCAGGTAGCCGAGGCCGAGAACGGGCGCGTCGGACTACAGGCACTCAGCCAGCAGCGTCCCGACCTGATCTTGCTCGACCTGATGATGCCCGAAATGGACGGTTTTCAGTTCATCCACGCGGTGCGAGAGAACCCCGAATGGCGATCGCTCCCGATCGTCGTCGTCACGGCCCTCGATCTCACCCCGGCCGACCATCTGCGGCTAAATGGCTATGTGGAGCAAATCCTGCAAAAGGGCACCTACAGCCGCGACGAACTGCTGCATGAAGTCCATGATCTGGTGTTAACCTGCATTCGCCACCGTCCCACCGGGGTTCGGGAGGGTTCCCTATGAAGCTGGGCTGGGGATCGGTACTGGTGATTGATGATGAAGCGGTAACGCGCCTGCTGGTGGCTCGTCGCCTCAGCGATCAGGTGGCATCAGTGACCACTGTAGAAAGCGGGCAAGAAGGGCTAGAACTGCTGCAAAGTCAGCCGTTTGACCTGGTGCTGCTGGACATCATCATGCCTGGACTCAGCGGCGTGCAAATCCTGGAAAAGATGAAGGCTGACCCAGCGCTTCAGAGCATTCCGGTGATTATGATTTCCGCCGCCGATGACTTGGATAGCGTGGTGCGCTGCATCGAACTGGGAGCCGAAGATTATCTGCTCAAACCGCTGAACGCAGTGCTGCTGCAAGCGCGGACAGGGGCCTGCCTAGAGCGCAAGTGGCTCCGCGACCAAGAGCAATCTTACCTGCGGCAGCTCCAGGCAGAAAAGGAGTCGGCCGAAGCCGCCAACCGCGCCAAGAGTGTGTTTCTAGCCAACATGAGCCACGAACTGCGAACCCCGCTGAACGCCATCATCGGCTACAGCGAAATCGTGCAGGAAGACTTGCAGGCGGAAGGAATTACCCATCTGATTCCCGATTTGCGGAAAATCCGTACCTCTGGGCAACACCTGCTAGGCATCATCAACGACATCCTCGATATCTCCGCGCTGGAGGCAGGCACAGTGTCGCTGGATCTGGAGACGGTGGTGCTAAACCCACTGCTGCAAGAAGTGGTGAACACGGTGCGTCCGCTGGTGCTAGAGCATGGCAACACGCTGCAAGTGCAGTGTCCCGATCATCTGGGCACGATGTACAGCGACCTGTCGAAAGTGCGGCAGATTTTGGTCAACCTGCTGAGCAATGCTGCCAAGTTCACAGAGCAGGGTTCTATTACGCTGACGGTGGCGGTGAAGGGGCTGGAGGCGGCGGGCTGGGAGGACAGAGCAAAATTTGCGGCAGAGGCAGCGTTCCCTGTCCCCGGCGGAGCGTTTGTAGAGTTTCGGGTGAGCGACACGGGGATTGGGATTGCTCCATTGCAGCGCGAGAAGATTTTTCAGCCGTTTGCTCAGGGCGACGAGTCTTCTACCCGACGCTATGGCGGGACGGGGCTGGGATTGTCGATTAGCTATCGCTATTGCGAAATGCTGGGTGGCACGATTTCCGTTGAGAGCGAGCCGGAGCGCGGGTCTACGTTTACGCTGCGGCTGCCTGTGGTGAGCAGCGATCGCCCTGCTCTGTCCCAACTCCACCGCACGCTGGCAGACCAACCCAAGCGCGATCGCCCGCTGGTGCTGATTATCGACGACGACCGGGGCATCCGCGACTGGATGGTGCAAAGCCTAAACCAGGAGGGCTATCGCGTGGTCACGGCCTGGTGTGGACAAGAAGGCTTGCGGCTGGCGCAAGAGCTACAGCCCGACCTGATCGTGCTGGATGTGCTGATGCCCGCGCTAGATAGCTGGGCCGTGCTGTCTGCTCTCAAATCTGATCCGCTGCTGGCGGAGGTTCCGGTAATGGTCACTGCTACACCGCCGACCGAGCTATCCGCCAGCCACCAACTGCCCAACGGGCTAGTGCTGGGCATCACCGACCAGTTCACCCGTCCGGCGGAGTTTGCTCGGCTGACGACCCTGCTGCAAGCCTACCAAGCGCCGCAGGTTAGAGCGGGCAATCGGGCGCTGCTGGTGCATCAAGACCGGGCGACGCGCTCTATCTTGCGACAGGTGCTGGAGCAGGCGGGTTGGCGCGTCACGGAGGGCGATCGCCCCCAAGACACCCTGCCCCATCCCAGTCCACAATCGTCCTCAGCCGTAGACGCACTACTGCCCGACGTGCTGCTGGTGGACTTGCTGGTGCTAGCCAAAGAGGGGTTTCAGCATGTTTACCCGCTGCGAACCATGGGCGGGCGCGTTCCCCCGGTGATCAGCCTGCTCACCCGCGACCTCAGCCCGGCCGACCAGTCCCGGCTGAATGGTCGCCTGGAGCAGTTTCTTCAGCAGAATCTCAGCTCTCAGGGTGATTTTCTCAACCAAATTCGCGACGCTGTTCTCCTTCACTTGTCGAGTCCGCTATGAAGCTTCAACTCCGCATTTTGCTTATGGTGACATCGCTGCTGGCGGCGACTGTCGCCGTCACGACGGGCGTGCTGTCCTGGGGCACTCGCCAGTCGATCCTGGCGCAAACGGAGTCAAACGGGTTGCTGATTGCTGAGTTTTTGGCGCGGATGTCTCGCTTTGCCGATCAGGTGCCCGCCGATGTGGACACGATGATGGGCGACCAGATGCTCGCTCAGGCGGTGTTGACCTCACGGCTGGTGGCGATCGCCCAGCAAGCCAACCTCAGCCCTGCCGAAGTCAATCGGCACCTGGAGGAAATTACCCAAACCACCGCGATCGACGAATTTTGGGTCACCGACCGCGAGGGCAACCTGGTTTACAAAAATCGCTCTGCCCAGGGCATTCAGATGCCACAAGCCAGCAGCTTTCAATCCTTGCTGACGGGCGGCGCAGCGACGGTCGATGTGGATGCGCGGGCGCGAGACACCGATGGCAAAATCTTCAAGTATGTCGCCGTCACCGGGGCTGATCAGCCCCGCATTGTGCAAATCGGGCATGATGCCGAAATTCTCAAAAAACTGCCGCAGCAAATCGGGCTAGAGCGCCTGACCAATGAACTGGTGGATGGAGATGCCGTCGTGGGCATTCGGATTGTCGATCGCCAGCTCCACAACTTGGCCCGCAGCATCACCTCCAGCAGTGGCAACATTGTGAGCCTGTCGGCGGGCGATCGCGCCAAGCTGCTGCGCGTCTTGGAAACGGGGCAGTCCAACACCTATCTCGACGGCTCTCTGCTAAAGGTGGCTGTCCCCATTCGCGGCAACGCCGACTGGATTCAGGGTGCAACGCTGGTTTACCTGTCCACCGATTCGGTCCGCAGTGCCCTCCAGCGCGACCTCTATCGCATTGCCCTGGCCTCTACCGGCGTTATGGCTGCGGGACTGCTGGGGTCGCTGGTGCTGTCGCGGCGCGTCACCCAGCCCGTCGCCCGCCTCACCGATGCCGCAGATGCGATCAAATCCGCTGTGAAAACCGAAGAATTTGACGCGGAAGTCCTGTCAGATGTGGCCAGCCGCCGAGATGAACTGGGCACGCTGGCGCGAGTATTTCAGCGGATGGTGGGCGAAGTGCGCGATCGCGAACAGGGGCTGCACCAGGCCAAAGCCGAACTGCACCGCCGCGAAGAATATTTCCGCTCCATCATCGAAAACACGTCCGACATCGTGACGCTGCTCAGCGCCGACGGTCAGCTCCGCTATGCCAGCCCCGCCCTCAAAACCGTCCTCGGCTACGAACCGTCAGATTTATACGGCAAAAACTTGCTCGATTTCGTTCATCCCGACGACCACACCACCGCCCGCATCGCCCTCAGCCACGCCGTCCACCAGCCGGGAATCACGCTGCCATTTCAGATCCAACTGCGACGCATTGACGGCTCCTGGGCGCGTTTAGAAGCCGTCGGCACAAACCTATTGGGCAATCCGGCGGTGGAAAGCCTCATCCTCACCCTGCGCGACATCACCGAGCGCCAGCGGGCAGAGGATCTGCTGCGCCAAAAGGAAACAGCGGAGCAATCTAACCGCGCCAAGAGCCAGTTTCTTGCCAACATGAGCCACGAGCTACGCACCCCGCTCAACGCCATCATTGGCTACAGCGAAATGCTGCAAGAAGAAGCCGAAGACCTGGGGCAAGACGATTTCGTTCCTGACTTGCAAAAAATCTATACCGCTGGTCGGCACTTGCTCAGCCTGATCAACGACATCCTCGATTTGTCGAAAATTGAGGCGGGCAAGATGGATCTGTATCTCGAAGAATTTTGCTTACCCGATTTGGTGCAAGAAGTCGTCAACACGGTTCGGCCGATGGTGGACAAGAACCACAACGCGCTACTTGTGTGTGCTGATCTAGCGCCAGACACAATGCACGCCGACCTGACCAAAGTCCGGCAAAATCTGCTGAACCTGCTGAGCAATGCTGCCAAATTCACTGAGAATGGCACAATTACGCTTACGGTCGAAAAGCGCCTGAGTTCTGAAATGTCTCAATCAGTCATCTGCTTTCAGGTGACAGATACAGGCATTGGCATGAGCGAGGCTCAAATCGAAAAGGTGTTTCAGGCGTTTACCCAGGCAGACGCTTCGACCACGCGCAAGTATGGCGGCACGGGGCTGGGGCTGGCGATCGCCCAGCGGTTTTGCCAGATGATGGGCGGCGACATCACCGTTTCCAGTGAATTAGGCAAAGGCAGCACCTTCACCATGACGCTGCCCCAGGTCGTTCATCATCCTGACGCTGCGCCCGATGCTGACGCAGATCGGATGGCAGCGGTTGATGAGGGCGAGGATTGTGAAGAGAGTCCGCCCTGCCCCGATCGCCCGATTCTGGTGATCGACGACGACCCGGCGATTCACGACCTGCTCCGCCGCCAGCTTGCCCGCGAAGGCTACACCGTCCACAGCGCCCTCACCGCTGAAGAAGGGCTGACCCTGGCGCGAACCGTCCGTCCCATCGCCATTACGCTAGACGTGATGATGCCCAAGATGGACGGCTGGATGCTGCTGTCGGCGTTTAAGAGCAATCCAGACCTGGCCAATATTCCCGTGATTATGCTGACGATGCTGGACAACAAAAACAGGGGCTATGCGCTGGGTGCGTCGGACTATTTAATCAAGCCGATCGATCGCCACCAGTTGCTCTCGGTGCTGAAAAAGTATGAGTGCGATCGCCCCACCTGCCCAATTCTGATAGTAGAGGATGACCCCATCAACCGTGAACTGATGCGCCAGCTTTTGGAAAAAGAACACTGGCAGGTGATCGAAGCCGAAAACGGTCGTGTGGCCCTAGAAAAACTGCAAACCGTCCAGCCAGAGCTAATCCTGCTGGATCTAATGATGCCGGAACTAGACGGTTTTGGTTTCGTCGCAGAATTACAGCGCCACGAAGAATGGCGATCGCTCCCCATTATTATCATCACCGCCAAAGACATCACTGCCGAAGACCAGTTTCGCCTGCGCGGCTACGTTGAACAAATCCTGCAAAAAGGAGCCTACAGCCAGGAAGACCTGCTGGTGAGAATTCGTCAGTTGGTGGCTGCCTGCCAGCAATCCGCATGACAGCCAGGATTGAGAGATAAAGAGATGATGGGAGGAGACTTTGAAAAATGCCTAAGATACTCTTGGTAGAAGATAACGAAATGAATCGGGATATGCTCTCGCGGCGGCTGCTGCGGCGGGGCGCAGAGGTGCTAATTGCGGTAGACGGGGCGCAGGGAGTGGAAATGGCACAGGCAGAGCAACCAGATTTGATTTTAATGGATATGAGCCTGCCCGTGATGGATGGCTGGGAGGCGACGCGCACGCTCAAGGCAGCGGCAGACACAAAGGAAATTCCCATTATTGCCCTGACGGCTCACGCGATGGCGGGAGATCAGGAAAAGTGTCGAGAAGCAGGATGCGATGATTACGATACAAAACCAGTGGACTTTGCGCGGCTGACAGGCAAAATTCAGGCGATTTTGGGGGAAGGCTCGCTGAAATGACTCCTGAGCAAGGCGTTCTGCTAGTTGTTGATGACAACGAAATGAACCGCGATTTGCTGTCTCGGCGGCTCCAGCGCCAGGGGCATACGATTGTGACGGCCAACAACGGGCGCGAGGCGATTGACAAAATGCGATCGCAGCCCTTTGACCTCGTGCTTTTGGACGTGATGATGCCGGAGCTAAACGGCTACGAAACGCTAGAGCGGCTAAAGCAAGACCCCAATCTGCGTCATATTCCCGTCATCATGATTTCGGCGCTGGATGACATCGAGAGCGTCGTGCGCTGCATCGAGCTGGGCGCAGAAGATTATCTGTTCAAGCCCTTTAACCCGACGCTGCTGAAGGCGCGAATCGGCGCGTGTCTGGAGAAAAAGCGGCTGCGCGACCAGGAACAGTCCTACCTGAAGCTCATCCAGGCAGAGCAGGAAAAATCTGAACGACTGCTGCTGAACGTGCTGCCCAAGGCGATCGCCGACCAGCTCAAGCAAAGCTCCCAAACCATTGCTGAAAACTTCACCGAAGTCACCGTTCTGTTTGCCGACCTGGTGAACTTTACCGAACTCTCCTCCAAGCTCTCGCCCGCAGAGCTGGTAGAGCTGCTGAACCAGATTTTTTCCACCTTCGACCAGCTTGCAGAACTGCACGGTCTAGAGAAAATCAAAACCATTGGCGATTCCTATATGGTCGTCGGCGGGCTGCCTTTGCCCCAGACGGATCACGCTGAGGCGATCGCCCAGATGGCGCTGGATATGCAAACGGCGATCGCCCAGATCAACACCAGCCATATCCACCCCAGCTTTGGGCCACTGCAAATGCGCGTCGGCATCAACACGGGCCCCGTCGGCGCAGGCGTAATTGGCATCAAAAAATTCACCTATGACCTTTGGGGCGACACAGTGAACATCGCCAGCCGCATGGAGTCGCTCTCGCTGCCCGGCCGCATCCAGGTTAGCGCTGCCACTTACGATCGCCTGCACGCCAAGTTCCAGTTCGAGAAGCGCGGCGCGATCGAGGTTAAGGGCAAAGGCGAGATGACGACGTACTTTTTGCTAGGAAGTTAGCAGAGGAAAGAAAGAAGAACGAAGAGGGAAGAGAGAAGACGGAAAAATTTTCGTTTTTCGTTTTTCGTTCTTTGTTTTTCCTTCTTCCTTCTTACGTCATGCTGAGGGACATCAGCTCGTCCGACATTTCAAAATTGGCGGTGACGGACTGCACATCGTCCAGGTCTTCTAGCGCATCCATCAGCCGCAAAAGGTCAGAAGCCTGGGCGGGGTCGCTGACTTCGACGCTGTTGTTTGGGAACCAGCGCGGCTCTGCCTGGATGACCGGATAGCCTCGGTCTTTGAGGGCTTGGGTCAGGGCTTCTAGGTTGGTCGGATCGGTGAAGACTTCTGCGCCGGGAATATCGTCTTCCAGCGAAATTAGTTCATAGGATTCTGCGCCCCTTTCACGACACATCCTCGTCAATCACAGGCAGTTCCTTTTTGCTGGCAGGCGGCGGGCGCTTTCACCCGTCACCACGCCCTTTTGCTCAAACATCCAGCCGACGCAGCCCGTCTCGCCCCAGGTTGCCGCCGCGTTTGCTGAAGGCAGCCCGCAGGGTCGGGCGGGCAGTGCGGTTGCGTCGGTCAGCGCTTTCGATTAGGATGGCGATGCCGCCGGGACCATAGCCCTCGTAGCGGATAGCTTCCCAGGGTTGTCGCCCGCCCAGCTTGCCCGATCCTTTGGCGATCGCCCGCTCGATGTTGTCATTGGGAATGCCTGCCGCCTTTGCATTTTCGATGGCCGTGCGGAGATGAAAATTGCCCGCCGGATCAGGCACGCCGTTTCGCGCTGCGATAATAATTTGTCGAGAAATTTTTGCGAACGTTTTGCCCTTGACGGCATCCACACGAGCCTTTTGCCGCTTAATGTTCGCCCACTTACTATGTCCTGCCATGCACTCGATTGGTAAAACGCTTCTCTACCAGTTCCTGTAGTTTAGTTCCCGGAGTCCTTGAAGAGCCTCGAAACCCGTTTCCGAAACCCATCTCCTGAAGTTGCGTTGCGCCCCGGAACCTGCCAAAGCAGCCTACCTAACGCAAACACTATCCTAGAATAACTAGACTCAGATTCAACTGGAGGACACTCCGATGGTTGTTTCAGAATTGCAACGGTCTAAGGCTTCCGCCGCGCCCCAGTGGGCGATCGCCCTGCCGCCTGCCCTCCGCACCTGGCTAGAAGCAGCATTGAGTCATCTATCTGTGCCCCTTTGCTTAGATTTTTGGGGACGCGAGCAACTCTGGGTTCACTGCGATGCCAACAATCCGCCGCCGCTGACGCTCCAGATTCGGCATCCCGGCATCGTGCGATCGCTCTTGATGCGCCACGATCCGCTGGTGCTAGTGGAGGGCTATCTCAACGGCGACTGTGACTTTGTGGGCGATTTGGAAACACTGGTTATTGCAATGCAGCAGTTGGGCCGAGTGCCCATGCCGCTCAACTTCGCTACGCTGCAAGCCGCTCGCGCCGCCCTGTCGCTGCCCTCCCTCAAACTCCAGCCCAGTCCTTTCCCTGAAAAGACCCGCCACACCCCAGAGCAAGATCGAGCCGCTATCCATCACCACTACGACATGGGCAACAATTTTTATCAGCTCTGGCTCGATCCACAGATGGTCTATTCTTGCGCCTATTTTGAAACCGAGCAAATGTCGCTCGCCCAAGCACAAGAGGCAAAGCTAGACCTGATCTGCCGCAAGCTGCGCCTGTCGCCAGGGGAAACGCTGCTGGACATTGGCTGTGGCTGGGGGGCGCTGCTGCGCTGGGCGGTGGAGCGCTACGGCGTGCGCGGCTTTGGCATTACGCTCAGTCAGCAACAGTTCGACTATAACCAAGCGAAAATTGCGGAACGGGGCTTGGGCGATCGCCTCCAGGTGCAGCTCATGGACTATCGCGATTTGCCTCAAACGCCCACGTTTGACAAGATCGTATCTGTGGGCATGGTGGAACACGTCGGTCGCAGAAACCTGCCCGTTTATTTTCAGAGCATTGGGCGATCGCTCAAACCCGGTGGTCTGTTTCTCAATCACAGCATCACCGCCAGCACCGAGTGGAACGGCAGCAGCCTGGGCGAACGGTTTATCAACCGCTACATCTTTCCCCACGGTGAGCTGCTACAAATTTCGACGCTGCTGGCGGCGGCCGAAGCAGCAGGTTGGGAAGTTGTAGATGTAGATGCCTGGCGACTCCACTACGCCAAAACCCTGCGCTGCTGGGAAGCCAATTTGCAAAACGCTGCTGCTCAGGCAAAACGCCTCCTGGGTGAGGCGATGCTGAAGCGCAACCAGGAAAATAACGGGCGATCGCCCGCAATGTTTAGCGATGTGCCTCAAAGCCACCCCTATCGCTATCTGCAACTCTGGCGGGCCTATCTGCTTGGCTCTGCCCTCGGCTTTGAACAGAATCAGATGGGGCTTTATCAAACGCTGCTGCGTCCAAAGTCTGAGACCTGCTGGAATTTGCCGCTGACTCGCGCAGGCTGGCTGGCTTAGCGCCATGACGTGATGAAGTGATGAGGTGATGGAATCTTGAAGCAAAGGCGCAAAAACTAAATCCGGCCTTGCAAGTCCCAAAACCACTCGCTGGGCGACGCTTTAGGCAGCGCTGTCTGTGAGTAGCTTCAAGACTTGCAAAACCGGATTCTGGAGATCGCGCTCTGGCGATATTGGCAAGCTGATGAGGTTTGTTAGAGCGAATTTAGAGCGAATGTGGAATGCTCAATAGGGCGATCGCCCCACGACTCATCCCGAACCATTAACCCCTGAACCCCACTAGCGGCGACCGCGATAGGGCACCTTGTTCAAATAGTCGATATCGTTGGCGCGGAGCGTTTGAGCATAGTTGCCCTTGGCACCCACAGCGGCGGCCATGTCGCGATACTTGCGGGGGTCGCCCTCGGACAGCATCCGCTCCTGGAACTTGCGGCTGTAGA contains:
- a CDS encoding response regulator; the encoded protein is MKLGWGSVLVIDDEAVTRLLVARRLSDQVASVTTVESGQEGLELLQSQPFDLVLLDIIMPGLSGVQILEKMKADPALQSIPVIMISAADDLDSVVRCIELGAEDYLLKPLNAVLLQARTGACLERKWLRDQEQSYLRQLQAEKESAEAANRAKSVFLANMSHELRTPLNAIIGYSEIVQEDLQAEGITHLIPDLRKIRTSGQHLLGIINDILDISALEAGTVSLDLETVVLNPLLQEVVNTVRPLVLEHGNTLQVQCPDHLGTMYSDLSKVRQILVNLLSNAAKFTEQGSITLTVAVKGLEAAGWEDRAKFAAEAAFPVPGGAFVEFRVSDTGIGIAPLQREKIFQPFAQGDESSTRRYGGTGLGLSISYRYCEMLGGTISVESEPERGSTFTLRLPVVSSDRPALSQLHRTLADQPKRDRPLVLIIDDDRGIRDWMVQSLNQEGYRVVTAWCGQEGLRLAQELQPDLIVLDVLMPALDSWAVLSALKSDPLLAEVPVMVTATPPTELSASHQLPNGLVLGITDQFTRPAEFARLTTLLQAYQAPQVRAGNRALLVHQDRATRSILRQVLEQAGWRVTEGDRPQDTLPHPSPQSSSAVDALLPDVLLVDLLVLAKEGFQHVYPLRTMGGRVPPVISLLTRDLSPADQSRLNGRLEQFLQQNLSSQGDFLNQIRDAVLLHLSSPL
- a CDS encoding response regulator, with translation MKLQLRILLMVTSLLAATVAVTTGVLSWGTRQSILAQTESNGLLIAEFLARMSRFADQVPADVDTMMGDQMLAQAVLTSRLVAIAQQANLSPAEVNRHLEEITQTTAIDEFWVTDREGNLVYKNRSAQGIQMPQASSFQSLLTGGAATVDVDARARDTDGKIFKYVAVTGADQPRIVQIGHDAEILKKLPQQIGLERLTNELVDGDAVVGIRIVDRQLHNLARSITSSSGNIVSLSAGDRAKLLRVLETGQSNTYLDGSLLKVAVPIRGNADWIQGATLVYLSTDSVRSALQRDLYRIALASTGVMAAGLLGSLVLSRRVTQPVARLTDAADAIKSAVKTEEFDAEVLSDVASRRDELGTLARVFQRMVGEVRDREQGLHQAKAELHRREEYFRSIIENTSDIVTLLSADGQLRYASPALKTVLGYEPSDLYGKNLLDFVHPDDHTTARIALSHAVHQPGITLPFQIQLRRIDGSWARLEAVGTNLLGNPAVESLILTLRDITERQRAEDLLRQKETAEQSNRAKSQFLANMSHELRTPLNAIIGYSEMLQEEAEDLGQDDFVPDLQKIYTAGRHLLSLINDILDLSKIEAGKMDLYLEEFCLPDLVQEVVNTVRPMVDKNHNALLVCADLAPDTMHADLTKVRQNLLNLLSNAAKFTENGTITLTVEKRLSSEMSQSVICFQVTDTGIGMSEAQIEKVFQAFTQADASTTRKYGGTGLGLAIAQRFCQMMGGDITVSSELGKGSTFTMTLPQVVHHPDAAPDADADRMAAVDEGEDCEESPPCPDRPILVIDDDPAIHDLLRRQLAREGYTVHSALTAEEGLTLARTVRPIAITLDVMMPKMDGWMLLSAFKSNPDLANIPVIMLTMLDNKNRGYALGASDYLIKPIDRHQLLSVLKKYECDRPTCPILIVEDDPINRELMRQLLEKEHWQVIEAENGRVALEKLQTVQPELILLDLMMPELDGFGFVAELQRHEEWRSLPIIIITAKDITAEDQFRLRGYVEQILQKGAYSQEDLLVRIRQLVAACQQSA
- a CDS encoding response regulator encodes the protein MPKILLVEDNEMNRDMLSRRLLRRGAEVLIAVDGAQGVEMAQAEQPDLILMDMSLPVMDGWEATRTLKAAADTKEIPIIALTAHAMAGDQEKCREAGCDDYDTKPVDFARLTGKIQAILGEGSLK
- a CDS encoding adenylate/guanylate cyclase domain-containing protein; translation: MTPEQGVLLVVDDNEMNRDLLSRRLQRQGHTIVTANNGREAIDKMRSQPFDLVLLDVMMPELNGYETLERLKQDPNLRHIPVIMISALDDIESVVRCIELGAEDYLFKPFNPTLLKARIGACLEKKRLRDQEQSYLKLIQAEQEKSERLLLNVLPKAIADQLKQSSQTIAENFTEVTVLFADLVNFTELSSKLSPAELVELLNQIFSTFDQLAELHGLEKIKTIGDSYMVVGGLPLPQTDHAEAIAQMALDMQTAIAQINTSHIHPSFGPLQMRVGINTGPVGAGVIGIKKFTYDLWGDTVNIASRMESLSLPGRIQVSAATYDRLHAKFQFEKRGAIEVKGKGEMTTYFLLGS
- a CDS encoding YebC/PmpR family DNA-binding transcriptional regulator; translation: MCRERGAESYELISLEDDIPGAEVFTDPTNLEALTQALKDRGYPVIQAEPRWFPNNSVEVSDPAQASDLLRLMDALEDLDDVQSVTANFEMSDELMSLSMT
- a CDS encoding YebC/PmpR family DNA-binding transcriptional regulator; this translates as MAGHSKWANIKRQKARVDAVKGKTFAKISRQIIIAARNGVPDPAGNFHLRTAIENAKAAGIPNDNIERAIAKGSGKLGGRQPWEAIRYEGYGPGGIAILIESADRRNRTARPTLRAAFSKRGGNLGRDGLRRLDV
- a CDS encoding class I SAM-dependent methyltransferase — protein: MVVSELQRSKASAAPQWAIALPPALRTWLEAALSHLSVPLCLDFWGREQLWVHCDANNPPPLTLQIRHPGIVRSLLMRHDPLVLVEGYLNGDCDFVGDLETLVIAMQQLGRVPMPLNFATLQAARAALSLPSLKLQPSPFPEKTRHTPEQDRAAIHHHYDMGNNFYQLWLDPQMVYSCAYFETEQMSLAQAQEAKLDLICRKLRLSPGETLLDIGCGWGALLRWAVERYGVRGFGITLSQQQFDYNQAKIAERGLGDRLQVQLMDYRDLPQTPTFDKIVSVGMVEHVGRRNLPVYFQSIGRSLKPGGLFLNHSITASTEWNGSSLGERFINRYIFPHGELLQISTLLAAAEAAGWEVVDVDAWRLHYAKTLRCWEANLQNAAAQAKRLLGEAMLKRNQENNGRSPAMFSDVPQSHPYRYLQLWRAYLLGSALGFEQNQMGLYQTLLRPKSETCWNLPLTRAGWLA